In Janthinobacterium sp. 67, a genomic segment contains:
- the pncB gene encoding nicotinate phosphoribosyltransferase, whose amino-acid sequence MTPIVRSLLETDLYKFTMWQALLHGHPNTHTEYEFVCRNATAFPLAELKGELEEQLDHLCSMSFADDELAYLRTLRFMKSDFVDFLTVFRFQRKFIDVSTNGDTLLVHAAGPQVHVMGFEIFVLYIINELYFRRFDLDAAMREGRHRLGLKVEAVKEFGKLPRRKHPFEFSDFGVRRRFSGAWHDEVVQRLAREVPEYFKGTSNVYLAKKLGIVPIGTMAHEYMQSFQSFGVRLRDFQKAALEDWVQEYRGDLGIALTDVVGMDAFLADFDLYFAKLFDGLRHDSGDPVEWGEKALAHYAALRIDANTKRLVFSDGLDLDKAFALYQHFADRIMTGFGIGTNLTNDVGLTPLNIVMKLVRCNGQSVAKLSDSPGKTLCKDETFLAYLRQVFHHPAVQAPV is encoded by the coding sequence ATGACCCCGATAGTGCGCAGTTTGCTGGAAACCGATCTGTATAAATTTACAATGTGGCAAGCCTTGCTGCACGGTCATCCGAATACCCATACCGAATACGAATTTGTCTGCCGCAACGCCACCGCCTTTCCCCTGGCCGAACTGAAGGGCGAGCTGGAAGAACAGCTCGACCACCTGTGCTCGATGTCGTTTGCGGACGATGAGCTGGCTTATCTGCGCACCCTGCGCTTCATGAAGAGCGACTTCGTCGACTTTTTGACGGTGTTCCGCTTCCAGCGCAAGTTCATCGACGTCAGCACGAATGGCGACACCTTGCTCGTGCACGCGGCCGGGCCGCAGGTGCACGTGATGGGTTTCGAGATTTTCGTGCTGTACATCATCAATGAACTGTATTTCCGCCGTTTTGACCTGGACGCGGCCATGCGCGAAGGGCGCCACCGCCTGGGCTTGAAAGTGGAAGCCGTCAAGGAATTCGGCAAGTTGCCGCGGCGCAAGCATCCATTTGAATTTTCCGACTTCGGCGTGCGCCGGCGTTTTTCCGGCGCCTGGCACGACGAAGTAGTGCAGCGCCTGGCGCGCGAAGTGCCCGAGTATTTCAAGGGTACGTCGAATGTCTACCTGGCGAAAAAGCTCGGCATCGTGCCGATCGGCACCATGGCGCATGAATACATGCAGTCGTTCCAGTCGTTCGGCGTGCGTCTGCGCGATTTTCAAAAGGCGGCACTGGAAGACTGGGTGCAGGAATACCGGGGCGACCTGGGCATCGCCCTGACGGACGTGGTCGGCATGGATGCTTTCCTGGCCGACTTCGACCTGTATTTCGCCAAGCTGTTCGACGGCTTGCGCCACGATTCGGGCGACCCCGTCGAGTGGGGCGAGAAGGCGCTGGCCCACTACGCGGCCCTGCGTATCGACGCCAATACCAAGCGCCTCGTGTTTTCCGACGGCCTGGACCTGGACAAGGCCTTCGCCCTGTACCAGCACTTCGCCGACCGCATCATGACGGGCTTTGGCATCGGCACCAATCTCACCAACGATGTCGGCTTGACGCCGCTCAACATCGTCATGAAACTGGTGCGCTGCAATGGCCAGTCCGTGGCGAAGCTGTCCGATTCGCCGGGCAAGACCCTGTGCAAGGATGAGACCTTCCTCGCCTATTTGCGGCAAGTGTTTCACCACCCCGCCGTCCAGGCGCCTGTCTAG
- a CDS encoding host attachment protein: MDVTWVVVADSSRARLFALGQQNQLGELQDFVNPAGRETENALNSDASGRFGSGMRAGTQAGTQAHTAEPRVAPVEHANEQFARQIAQVLQQGLQQRRYSKLCLVAAPKFLGQLRLSLDAQVEKRLSHALAREVASMNVPQLEAYLQQALDRDSGAS; this comes from the coding sequence ATGGACGTCACGTGGGTGGTAGTGGCCGACAGCAGCCGGGCGCGGCTGTTTGCGCTGGGACAGCAAAACCAGCTGGGCGAGCTGCAGGATTTTGTCAATCCGGCGGGCCGCGAAACGGAGAACGCCCTGAACAGCGATGCCAGCGGACGCTTCGGCAGCGGCATGCGGGCCGGGACGCAGGCGGGCACGCAGGCGCACACGGCCGAGCCCAGGGTGGCGCCAGTCGAGCATGCGAACGAACAGTTTGCCCGGCAGATCGCGCAAGTGTTGCAGCAGGGCTTGCAGCAACGGCGCTACAGCAAGCTGTGCCTCGTCGCCGCGCCCAAGTTCCTGGGACAGCTGCGTCTAAGCCTGGACGCCCAGGTGGAAAAACGGCTCAGCCATGCCCTGGCCAGGGAGGTCGCCAGCATGAACGTGCCCCAGCTGGAAGCCTATTTGCAGCAAGCACTGGACAGGGACAGCGGCGCCAGCTGA
- a CDS encoding cysteine hydrolase has protein sequence MKRQLHLLVIDPQNDFCDLPAEWLPAGAAPALAVPGAHADMLRVAQLIREGGNGLTQISVTLDAHHRYDIAHPAFWRTGDGAPVAPFTQICARQVRDRLFLPAASGALPRALAYLDALEQAGRYQLMVWPVHCEIGSWGQNIHAAVRAAYNAWEVDHLQVVAKLSKGSNPWTEHYSAVMAEVPDAQDAATQLNLDFLATLLPAQQIYVTGEAGSHCVKASTEHIADYLEGQQGKQALSRLVLLTDCMSPVTGFATQQRDFLAAMHERGARLATSADVLPELLANAGD, from the coding sequence ATGAAACGCCAGTTGCACCTGCTCGTCATCGACCCGCAAAACGATTTTTGCGACCTGCCCGCCGAATGGCTGCCTGCCGGCGCCGCGCCTGCCCTGGCCGTGCCCGGCGCCCACGCCGACATGCTGCGCGTGGCCCAGCTGATACGTGAAGGGGGCAACGGCTTGACGCAGATCAGCGTGACCCTTGACGCCCACCACCGCTACGACATCGCCCACCCCGCTTTCTGGCGCACGGGCGACGGCGCCCCGGTCGCGCCATTTACGCAGATCTGCGCCCGGCAAGTGCGCGACCGCTTGTTCCTGCCCGCCGCCAGCGGCGCCTTGCCGCGCGCGCTGGCCTACCTCGATGCGCTGGAGCAAGCGGGGCGCTATCAATTGATGGTGTGGCCCGTGCATTGCGAGATTGGCAGCTGGGGCCAGAATATCCACGCCGCCGTGCGCGCCGCCTACAACGCCTGGGAAGTGGATCATTTGCAAGTGGTGGCCAAGCTGAGCAAGGGTTCCAATCCGTGGACCGAACATTACTCGGCCGTCATGGCGGAAGTGCCCGATGCGCAGGATGCGGCCACCCAGCTCAACCTGGATTTCCTCGCCACCCTGCTGCCGGCGCAGCAGATTTACGTCACCGGCGAAGCGGGCAGCCATTGCGTGAAAGCCAGCACCGAGCACATCGCCGATTACCTGGAAGGGCAGCAAGGCAAGCAGGCCCTGTCGCGCCTGGTCCTGCTGACGGATTGCATGAGCCCCGTCACGGGCTTTGCAACGCAGCAGCGCGACTTCCTTGCCGCCATGCACGAGCGCGGCGCGCGGCTGGCCACGTCGGCCGACGTCTTGCCCGAGTTGCTGGCCAACGCAGGCGATTGA
- a CDS encoding FMN-dependent NADH-azoreductase, with the protein MANVLHINSSVRNSGSLSRQLSGEFVAKLAAQGDTIVVRDLAAQPVPHLTEEVMGAFFTPAEQRSAQAAAAVQLSDTLVDELLAADVLVLAAPMYNFSVPSTLKAWIDHVARAGRTFQYTANGPVGLATGKKAVIFTASGGVYSEGPGAAYDYLSTYLRTALGFIGITDIEFVQAEGVAMGEDAVTSAIAKGRASIEALAA; encoded by the coding sequence ATGGCAAACGTACTACACATCAATAGCAGCGTGCGCAACAGCGGTTCCCTGTCGCGTCAACTGTCGGGCGAATTCGTCGCCAAGCTGGCCGCGCAAGGCGACACCATCGTCGTGCGCGACCTGGCCGCGCAACCGGTGCCGCATCTGACGGAAGAAGTCATGGGCGCGTTCTTCACGCCGGCCGAACAGCGCAGCGCGCAGGCGGCAGCGGCCGTGCAATTGTCCGATACCCTGGTCGATGAATTGCTGGCCGCCGACGTGCTGGTGCTGGCAGCGCCCATGTATAATTTTTCCGTGCCTTCGACCCTGAAGGCGTGGATCGACCACGTGGCGCGCGCTGGCCGCACCTTCCAGTACACGGCCAATGGCCCCGTCGGCCTGGCCACGGGCAAGAAAGCCGTGATTTTCACGGCCAGCGGCGGCGTCTACAGCGAAGGCCCGGGCGCCGCGTATGACTACCTGAGCACCTATCTGCGCACGGCGCTGGGCTTCATCGGCATCACCGACATCGAGTTCGTGCAAGCCGAAGGCGTGGCCATGGGCGAGGATGCCGTCACCAGCGCGATCGCCAAGGGGCGTGCGTCGATCGAGGCGCTGGCTGCCTGA
- a CDS encoding DJ-1/PfpI family protein — protein sequence MAAKKILFLTGDFAEDYETMVPFQALLMLGHTVHAVCPGKKSGETIKTAIHDFEGDQTYTEKPGHLFTLNASFDDIDPAHYDAVMIAGGRAPEYLRLNEKVIAAVRHFAEAGKPVAAVCHGAQLLAAADVIRGKRISAYPACAPEVKLAGGTYADIAVTDAVTDGQFVTAPAWPAHPAWLAQFVKLLGTEIHL from the coding sequence ATGGCAGCGAAAAAAATTCTGTTTTTGACCGGCGATTTTGCAGAAGATTATGAAACGATGGTGCCGTTCCAGGCCCTGCTGATGCTCGGCCATACCGTGCATGCCGTCTGCCCCGGCAAGAAGAGCGGCGAGACGATCAAGACGGCCATCCACGATTTCGAGGGCGACCAGACCTACACGGAAAAGCCGGGCCATCTGTTCACCCTGAACGCCAGCTTCGACGACATCGATCCGGCCCACTATGACGCCGTGATGATCGCCGGCGGACGCGCCCCTGAATACCTGCGCCTGAACGAGAAAGTCATCGCCGCCGTGCGCCATTTCGCCGAAGCGGGCAAGCCCGTCGCGGCCGTCTGCCACGGCGCGCAGTTGCTGGCCGCCGCCGACGTCATCCGCGGCAAACGCATTTCCGCCTATCCCGCTTGCGCGCCGGAAGTGAAACTGGCGGGCGGCACGTATGCCGACATCGCCGTCACGGACGCCGTCACGGATGGCCAGTTCGTCACGGCACCCGCCTGGCCCGCGCATCCGGCCTGGCTGGCGCAATTCGTCAAGCTGCTCGGTACCGAAATTCATTTGTAA
- a CDS encoding GAF domain-containing sensor histidine kinase — MHAPRSQPSRKQLPASRWRQRRLAQAASGLSAAQERQLATLHEISTLLAGQHAIDALCRGFLRHVMEFAQAEGGTVRILDPQQDTVHIIVHEGISDAMVEEEHCIRNNDCLCGAAVAQGVIQIRDFRQVDALQRYRCQEEGFIAIAVFPILAREQVVGSFSLHFARPQAAHAQQQGWLETLGQSLGIAIENQRLIAREKEFAVARERSLLAEGLHDSIAQSLNFISLQVQMLDDSVRRGQLDEAAEVLPLMRMGVEQSYQDVRELLVNFRTRWHGSDLESKLSEVLAKFELQTGVVGSLEMSGNGAPLAPEQQLQILFIVQEALSNIRKHAQASNVALRVDNGRDFALQVRDDGEGFAANLRDKKTELQIGLRIMQERAERLGAQFAIDSTPGGGTTISLALPAARRQAA, encoded by the coding sequence ATGCATGCGCCGCGCAGTCAACCTTCCCGCAAACAACTTCCAGCGTCGCGCTGGCGCCAGCGCCGCCTGGCGCAAGCCGCATCGGGCCTGAGCGCCGCGCAGGAACGCCAGCTGGCCACCCTGCACGAGATTTCCACCTTGCTGGCGGGACAGCACGCCATCGATGCATTGTGCCGCGGCTTCCTGCGCCACGTGATGGAGTTCGCGCAGGCCGAGGGCGGCACCGTGCGCATCCTCGATCCGCAGCAGGACACCGTGCACATCATCGTGCACGAGGGTATTTCCGACGCCATGGTGGAAGAGGAGCACTGCATCCGCAACAACGATTGCCTGTGCGGCGCGGCCGTCGCGCAAGGCGTGATCCAGATCCGCGATTTCCGCCAGGTCGATGCGCTGCAGCGTTATCGTTGCCAGGAAGAAGGGTTCATCGCCATCGCCGTCTTTCCCATCCTCGCGCGCGAGCAGGTGGTCGGCAGTTTTTCGCTGCACTTTGCGCGTCCGCAAGCCGCCCATGCGCAGCAGCAGGGCTGGCTGGAAACCCTGGGCCAGAGCCTGGGCATCGCCATTGAAAACCAGCGCCTGATCGCGCGCGAAAAGGAATTCGCCGTCGCGCGCGAACGCAGCCTGCTGGCCGAAGGCTTGCATGACAGCATCGCGCAAAGCCTGAACTTCATCAGCCTGCAAGTGCAGATGCTCGACGACTCCGTGCGCCGTGGCCAGCTCGACGAAGCGGCCGAAGTGCTGCCGCTGATGCGCATGGGCGTCGAGCAAAGCTACCAGGACGTGCGCGAACTGCTCGTCAATTTCCGTACGCGCTGGCATGGCAGCGACCTGGAAAGCAAGCTGTCGGAAGTGCTGGCCAAGTTCGAGCTGCAGACGGGCGTCGTCGGCTCGCTGGAAATGAGCGGCAACGGCGCGCCACTGGCGCCCGAGCAGCAGCTGCAGATCCTGTTCATCGTGCAGGAAGCGCTGTCGAATATCCGCAAGCACGCGCAGGCGAGCAACGTGGCGCTGCGCGTGGACAACGGGCGCGACTTTGCGCTGCAGGTGCGCGACGATGGCGAAGGCTTCGCCGCCAACCTGCGCGACAAGAAAACGGAATTGCAGATCGGCTTGCGTATCATGCAGGAAAGAGCCGAGCGGCTCGGTGCGCAATTTGCCATCGACAGCACGCCCGGCGGCGGCACGACGATCTCGCTGGCCTTGCCGGCGGCCCGGCGCCAGGCCGCGTAA
- a CDS encoding TIGR02450 family Trp-rich protein has translation MHLPHRNNLRPNKLLNSKWTAVTPVNKEKHFLVIKVCAAATPGEPVTHVKLEAVHSGRVQILPWRALEDAAQWHQGWKT, from the coding sequence ATGCACCTTCCACATCGCAATAACTTGCGTCCAAACAAATTACTCAACAGCAAATGGACTGCCGTGACACCGGTCAACAAGGAAAAGCATTTCCTCGTCATCAAGGTGTGCGCGGCGGCCACGCCGGGTGAGCCGGTTACGCATGTGAAACTGGAAGCCGTGCATTCGGGCCGCGTGCAGATCCTGCCCTGGCGCGCGCTGGAAGATGCGGCGCAATGGCATCAGGGGTGGAAGACGTAA
- a CDS encoding antibiotic biosynthesis monooxygenase family protein codes for MIFEIAHIQIKSATHAAFEAAVTKAVPLFQRARGCESMRLERSIENGDAYRLVVGWTTLEDHTVHFRGSEDFQAWRGLVGEFFAAPPQVEHMNTVVTGF; via the coding sequence ATGATTTTTGAAATTGCCCACATCCAGATCAAATCGGCCACGCACGCAGCCTTCGAAGCGGCCGTGACGAAAGCCGTCCCCCTGTTCCAGCGCGCGCGCGGCTGCGAATCGATGCGCCTGGAGCGCTCGATCGAAAACGGCGACGCCTACCGCCTGGTCGTGGGCTGGACAACCCTGGAAGACCATACCGTGCATTTCCGCGGCAGCGAGGACTTCCAGGCATGGCGCGGCCTGGTCGGTGAATTTTTTGCCGCACCGCCGCAGGTCGAGCATATGAATACGGTGGTGACGGGGTTTTAA